One Candidatus Sericytochromatia bacterium DNA segment encodes these proteins:
- a CDS encoding clostripain-related cysteine peptidase has protein sequence MNFKRSASILAAATLLLAGCGTQMGPKVGLTKRPFTYNAAAKRKAEKGGTWAILVHLAAENNLYRFALEDLNEMEAGLPADGSVEIYVLFDGIKNGDSAVLKVKRDSGMNGNIISEKLSVPSVIPANNEIDSGDVKVVTRFLEWAGQNVKADHTMVSFWDHGSGIFHGAPNPITKGFGWDDNGSNLETADLTTLGAAYKTASGKNFSIVGFDACLMAHGEIAYQVKDSADYLVASEELEPGAGWDYRGWLNAVAKLEAKTPAAVGSALVDTYHASYQPGGSQSSGRDDTTLSLVDVAAWTNNVVPALNEFSQVAIEGMAANKQAFQGARSKAQTFYNRDCADLGSFLANVKANVRDQKVAAAANKLDATYRTAIVREAHSADNAGATGLVLYFPTPSQNINGAYGDPARIAFAATSWKDFLKNYR, from the coding sequence GTGAACTTCAAGCGGTCTGCCTCGATTCTCGCCGCCGCCACCCTGCTGCTCGCAGGCTGCGGCACCCAGATGGGCCCCAAAGTGGGCCTGACCAAGCGCCCCTTCACTTACAACGCCGCGGCCAAGCGGAAGGCTGAAAAGGGCGGCACCTGGGCCATCCTGGTCCACCTTGCGGCCGAGAACAACCTGTACCGCTTCGCGCTCGAGGATCTCAACGAGATGGAAGCCGGCCTGCCCGCTGATGGCTCGGTCGAGATTTACGTGCTCTTCGACGGCATCAAGAACGGCGACTCCGCGGTGCTGAAGGTCAAGCGGGACTCCGGGATGAATGGCAACATCATCTCCGAGAAGCTCTCCGTTCCCTCCGTCATCCCCGCCAACAATGAGATTGACTCGGGCGACGTCAAGGTGGTCACTCGCTTCCTGGAATGGGCCGGTCAGAACGTCAAGGCCGACCACACGATGGTTTCCTTCTGGGACCACGGGTCCGGCATCTTCCACGGCGCTCCCAACCCCATCACCAAGGGCTTCGGCTGGGACGACAACGGGTCCAATCTGGAGACGGCTGACCTGACGACCCTGGGGGCGGCCTACAAGACGGCCTCCGGCAAGAATTTCTCGATCGTGGGCTTCGACGCCTGCCTGATGGCGCACGGCGAGATTGCCTACCAGGTCAAGGACTCGGCCGACTACCTGGTCGCCTCGGAAGAGTTGGAGCCTGGCGCGGGCTGGGACTACCGGGGATGGCTGAATGCGGTGGCGAAACTGGAAGCCAAGACGCCCGCCGCTGTGGGGTCCGCTCTGGTCGACACCTACCACGCCTCGTACCAGCCGGGTGGTTCGCAGTCGTCGGGCCGGGATGACACCACGCTGTCCCTGGTCGATGTGGCGGCCTGGACGAACAATGTGGTGCCCGCCCTGAACGAGTTCTCGCAGGTCGCCATCGAGGGGATGGCCGCCAACAAGCAAGCGTTCCAGGGTGCTCGGAGCAAGGCTCAGACCTTCTACAACCGCGACTGCGCCGACCTCGGCAGCTTCTTGGCCAACGTCAAGGCGAACGTGCGTGACCAGAAGGTGGCTGCCGCGGCGAACAAGCTCGATGCGACCTACCGCACGGCCATCGTTCGCGAGGCACACTCGGCTGACAACGCTGGCGCCACCGGCCTGGTGCTGTACTTCCCCACGCCCAGCCAGAACATCAATGGTGCGTATGGCGACCCTGCTCGGATTGCCTTTGCTGCCACCTCCTGGAAGGACTTCCTCAAGAACTACCGCTAG
- the gyrA gene encoding DNA gyrase subunit A gives MTSLPPLNSEKITPINLRDELKQSYLDYAMSVIVGRALPDVRDGLKPVHRRILFSMSENNLTAERKHRKSATVVGDVLGKYHPHGDSSVYDAMVRLAQDFASRYPLVDGHGNFGSVDGDPAAAYRYTEARLSRLAGELLADIDSDTVDFVPNFDGTTEEPTVMPARFPNLLVNGSTGIAVGMATNIPPHNLREIIDGTVALIEDPQLTAADLMRHVKGPDFPGGGTIMGTRGIVDAYTTGRGSVTVRANTEVEIGRNGRQAIVITALPYMVGMDPLFEKIAELVKDKKIDGISDLRNESDRSGMRGVIELKRDAVPQVVLNNLYRATPMQQNFSVIFLALDRNRPRIMDLRDMLQAYIDHRIEVVTRRTRFDLNKAQAREHIVLGLLKAQEHLDEVVRIIRAADSTETARQALMARFDLSEAQCNAILDMQLRRLTGLERAKLEAERAELAKRIADLKSILEDHAKLLGVIKAELAAVRDKYGDERRTQIEHSDGELSTEDLIPDEPMAIFITDQGYVKRLSLDTFAKQRRGGRGIGGMQTRENDFIRHFFVSSTHQDVLFFSDRGIVYRLKVHELPEASRQAKGMNIVNLLQLSGDEQVTAVVPVQSFDDGKFLVMLTKQGVIKKTELSAFSNIRRNGLIAVALDEGDALGWVRMTDGGQSIIIGTLEGMAIHFPEEELRPLGRTARGVKAISLRPEDRVVSMDICSPGADVLVVTTDGFGKRTPIEEYRLQNRGGLGLINVKLNVNRQGKVAAILVVTENEEVVIVTTNGVVIRQAVREVRQTGRSAQGTRLQRLGDDERVAGVAPVVMTDDDSDAGEGGAPLKDEPPAPPNA, from the coding sequence TTGACTTCACTGCCGCCCCTCAACTCGGAAAAAATCACGCCTATCAATCTGCGAGACGAGTTGAAGCAGTCCTACCTGGACTATGCGATGAGCGTCATCGTCGGGCGGGCCCTTCCGGACGTGCGAGACGGCCTGAAACCTGTTCATCGGCGCATTCTCTTTTCGATGTCCGAGAACAACCTGACGGCTGAACGCAAGCACCGGAAGTCCGCGACGGTCGTGGGCGATGTGCTCGGTAAGTATCATCCCCACGGCGATAGTTCCGTGTATGACGCGATGGTGAGGTTGGCGCAAGATTTCGCTTCGCGCTACCCCCTGGTGGATGGCCACGGAAACTTTGGCTCGGTGGACGGGGACCCGGCTGCCGCTTACCGTTACACCGAAGCCCGTCTGAGCCGGCTTGCCGGGGAACTGTTGGCCGATATCGATTCGGACACGGTCGACTTCGTCCCGAACTTCGATGGCACCACGGAAGAACCGACCGTGATGCCGGCCCGCTTTCCCAACTTGCTCGTCAATGGCTCGACGGGGATTGCGGTCGGCATGGCCACCAACATCCCGCCTCATAACTTGCGGGAGATCATCGATGGGACAGTGGCCCTGATCGAGGATCCGCAACTGACGGCCGCTGACCTGATGCGGCACGTCAAGGGGCCTGACTTCCCTGGTGGGGGAACGATCATGGGAACCCGGGGCATCGTCGACGCCTACACCACCGGACGGGGCAGTGTCACGGTTCGCGCCAACACGGAGGTCGAAATAGGGCGCAATGGCCGCCAGGCGATCGTCATCACGGCGCTGCCTTACATGGTCGGTATGGACCCGCTGTTCGAGAAGATTGCTGAACTGGTCAAAGACAAGAAGATCGATGGCATTAGCGATTTGCGCAACGAGAGCGACCGCTCGGGCATGCGGGGCGTGATCGAACTCAAACGCGACGCCGTGCCGCAGGTCGTGCTCAACAACCTCTATCGCGCCACGCCGATGCAGCAGAATTTCTCCGTGATTTTTCTGGCGCTGGATCGCAATCGTCCCCGCATCATGGACCTGCGGGACATGCTTCAGGCCTACATCGACCATCGCATCGAGGTGGTGACGCGGCGGACCCGTTTCGACCTCAACAAAGCTCAGGCCCGCGAGCACATCGTGTTGGGTCTGCTCAAGGCTCAAGAACACCTGGATGAGGTGGTGCGCATCATCCGGGCCGCAGACAGCACGGAGACGGCTCGCCAGGCTCTGATGGCTCGCTTCGATCTGAGTGAGGCCCAGTGCAACGCGATTCTCGATATGCAGTTGCGCCGCCTGACCGGCCTCGAGCGCGCCAAACTGGAAGCAGAACGTGCGGAACTGGCCAAACGAATCGCAGACCTCAAGTCCATTCTCGAAGACCACGCCAAGTTGCTCGGCGTGATCAAGGCTGAACTGGCCGCCGTGCGGGACAAGTACGGTGACGAACGGCGCACGCAGATCGAGCACAGCGATGGAGAACTCTCCACCGAGGACCTGATTCCCGACGAGCCCATGGCCATCTTCATCACGGACCAGGGCTATGTGAAGCGCTTGAGTCTCGACACCTTTGCCAAGCAACGGCGGGGCGGACGTGGCATCGGCGGAATGCAGACGCGGGAAAACGATTTCATTCGTCACTTCTTCGTGAGTTCGACGCATCAGGATGTGCTGTTCTTCAGTGACCGTGGCATTGTTTATCGGCTCAAGGTTCACGAACTTCCCGAGGCGTCGCGTCAGGCCAAGGGCATGAACATCGTCAACCTGCTTCAACTCTCGGGTGATGAGCAGGTGACGGCGGTGGTGCCTGTCCAGTCTTTCGATGACGGCAAGTTCCTGGTGATGCTGACCAAGCAAGGCGTGATCAAGAAGACCGAGCTGTCTGCTTTCAGTAACATCCGGCGCAACGGTTTGATTGCGGTGGCCCTCGATGAGGGAGATGCACTGGGCTGGGTGCGGATGACGGATGGCGGTCAGAGCATCATCATCGGGACGCTTGAGGGGATGGCCATCCACTTCCCGGAAGAAGAACTCCGCCCGCTCGGGCGAACGGCCCGTGGCGTCAAGGCGATCAGCTTGCGACCGGAAGACCGGGTGGTCAGCATGGACATCTGCTCGCCAGGGGCCGATGTGCTGGTGGTGACGACGGATGGCTTCGGCAAGCGGACCCCGATCGAGGAATACCGACTCCAGAATCGGGGCGGCCTGGGCTTGATCAACGTGAAACTCAACGTCAACCGTCAGGGCAAGGTGGCCGCCATCCTGGTCGTGACGGAGAACGAGGAAGTCGTGATCGTGACCACCAACGGGGTCGTGATCAGGCAGGCGGTGCGGGAGGTTCGGCAAACAGGACGCAGCGCCCAGGGGACTCGCTTGCAGCGCCTCGGGGACGACGAACGGGTGGCAGGGGTCGCCCCCGTCGTGATGACGGACGATGATTCGGATGCTGGGGAGGGCGGCGCCCCTCTGAAAGACGAGCCTCCGGCCCCTCCGAACGCTTGA
- a CDS encoding helicase C-terminal domain-containing protein encodes MNLEFETFFQAIVSQLPGYEVRPQQLEMAAHIRETVADGGQLLVEAGTGSGKSFGYLLPAIHAGKTVVISTGTIQLQEQLIEKDLPFLLTASGHNRSVALAKGRSNYLCRQKLWEADRAIPSGDLLRAEVDRLIAEADAWDGDLASLGFAPSQRFWGEVASTSDDCLGNKCEFFERNPFRLARARLGRADIIIANHALYMVDLATGGGILPDHDLVIFDEAHHLPRIATQAFTASVGRYALTKLLQKIRRRWQAPPERIAYALVEAESRLVDWIWKHGRSQFRLYPDAEFLDIAETYLERLGELREWMENDHLDEMIFPDAEVKSKAPLHRPRLATQITNLIARWEFFAHHADVTGSERVNWVEVNRETGYFELLSAPLDVSQPLSQLLWSQRTAVLTSATLSIGGDFSYFRGQLGLSRDTRQLALASPFDYARQARLYLPALPEPASAAFEGASHEAIRDILTASQGRAFVLFTSYKAMGAAWAALATRLPFPCKQQGEWPRNKLLAWFKETPQAVLFATSSFWEGVDVPGDALSCVIIDRLPFAVPDDPVVQAFVERLKMQGRDWFRDYTLPEAILKLQQGFGRLIRTATDQGAVAILDARLQTKSYGRTILRALPPCPRLNSSEALHDFFASLPVPQQPDPYAPVLGQAPVSHDAGPHQE; translated from the coding sequence GTGAATCTGGAATTCGAAACTTTTTTTCAAGCGATTGTTTCGCAACTGCCTGGCTACGAGGTTCGCCCCCAGCAACTCGAGATGGCGGCTCACATCCGGGAGACGGTGGCGGATGGTGGCCAACTCCTGGTAGAGGCGGGTACAGGCAGCGGGAAGAGTTTCGGGTATCTGTTACCGGCCATCCATGCCGGCAAGACCGTGGTCATCTCCACGGGCACGATTCAGTTGCAGGAACAACTGATCGAAAAAGACCTACCCTTTTTGCTGACGGCTTCCGGTCACAATCGCAGCGTGGCATTGGCCAAGGGCCGCTCCAACTACTTGTGTCGTCAAAAGCTCTGGGAGGCGGACCGTGCGATTCCTTCCGGGGACCTGCTGCGCGCGGAGGTGGATCGCCTGATCGCCGAGGCCGATGCCTGGGACGGGGACCTGGCCTCGCTCGGTTTCGCTCCCTCCCAACGCTTTTGGGGGGAGGTGGCGAGCACCTCCGACGATTGTCTGGGCAACAAGTGTGAGTTTTTTGAACGGAATCCCTTTCGCCTGGCGCGGGCCCGTTTGGGGCGCGCGGACATCATCATCGCCAATCACGCACTCTACATGGTCGACCTGGCGACCGGTGGGGGAATTCTGCCCGATCACGATCTGGTCATCTTCGATGAGGCCCACCATCTCCCCCGCATCGCGACCCAGGCCTTCACCGCCAGCGTGGGCCGCTATGCGTTGACCAAGCTGTTGCAGAAGATCCGCCGACGCTGGCAGGCGCCGCCTGAGCGCATCGCCTACGCCCTGGTCGAAGCCGAAAGTCGTTTGGTCGATTGGATCTGGAAACACGGGCGCTCCCAGTTTCGCCTGTATCCGGACGCGGAGTTTCTCGACATCGCGGAGACCTATCTCGAACGACTCGGTGAACTGCGCGAATGGATGGAGAACGACCACCTGGACGAGATGATCTTTCCCGATGCCGAGGTCAAGTCCAAGGCGCCGCTTCATCGCCCGCGACTGGCGACCCAGATCACGAACCTGATCGCCCGCTGGGAATTTTTTGCTCACCACGCGGATGTGACCGGTTCCGAGCGGGTCAACTGGGTGGAAGTCAATCGAGAAACCGGTTATTTCGAGCTCTTGTCGGCCCCGCTGGACGTGTCGCAGCCGTTGTCTCAGCTGCTTTGGTCGCAGCGCACGGCGGTCCTGACCTCGGCCACCCTGTCGATCGGGGGTGACTTCAGCTACTTTCGTGGGCAGCTTGGTCTGTCGAGGGACACGCGTCAGCTGGCACTGGCCTCGCCGTTCGATTACGCCCGGCAAGCGCGTCTGTATTTGCCCGCGCTTCCGGAGCCCGCCTCCGCGGCCTTCGAAGGCGCCAGCCACGAGGCGATCCGAGATATCTTGACGGCCAGTCAGGGGCGGGCCTTCGTCCTGTTCACCTCTTACAAGGCCATGGGGGCGGCCTGGGCGGCCCTCGCGACCCGACTCCCCTTCCCTTGCAAGCAGCAAGGTGAATGGCCGCGAAACAAGTTGCTGGCGTGGTTCAAAGAAACGCCTCAGGCGGTGTTGTTTGCCACCAGCTCTTTCTGGGAGGGCGTGGATGTCCCGGGCGATGCCCTCTCTTGCGTCATTATCGACCGCCTGCCATTTGCCGTGCCCGATGACCCGGTGGTGCAGGCCTTCGTCGAGCGCCTCAAGATGCAAGGGCGAGACTGGTTTCGCGATTACACGTTACCCGAGGCGATTCTCAAGTTGCAGCAGGGATTCGGGCGTTTGATTCGCACGGCGACCGACCAGGGGGCCGTGGCCATTCTGGATGCGCGGTTACAGACCAAGTCCTACGGGCGCACGATTCTGCGGGCGCTTCCGCCGTGCCCGCGTCTCAACAGTTCGGAAGCCCTGCACGATTTCTTTGCCTCGCTGCCAGTGCCTCAGCAGCCTGACCCCTATGCCCCCGTGCTGGGCCAGGCTCCGGTCTCGCACGACGCCGGACCTCATCAGGAGTGA